TTGGCTACAACGTCACGCGGATGCAGCATGAGGGGGGCGTCTTTCTGGGCAACATGGCGGCGCTCGCCGGGGTGAACTCGTATTTGGCGGGGATCCGCGAAGAATACGTGGTGATGGCGGACGGGGATCTCGTGGCCAATCTGCCGTTGGAGGACGCGCTGCGGGTCCACATCGACAGCGGCGCCGACATCACGCTCATCTGCTCTCCGCGGACAGTCGGCAGCCCGGAGTACGCGGTGAACGTCGCGCTGGGAGAGAAAAACCGGGTTTCGGACATCTCAATCGGCCGAAAGGAGCCGGAGATGTTCGAGTCTTTGAACGTCAGCATCCTGTCGAGTTCTCTGCTCGATTCGCTGGTCAGTTACTGCTCCGCACACAACGCTTATGACTTCGAGCGAGACGTGCTGCAACGGATGCCCGACCTCGACGTCGTGGCTTACCTGTTTGACGGATATGTGGCCCGCCTGCACTCCACGGCCACATTTTTTCGGTGCAACATGGACCTTCTGCGCGCGGAGGTGCGCGAGTCTATTTTTCGCAAGGAACGCCCCATCAAGACCAAGGGGCGCGATCAGGCGCCCACCTATTACGGGCCGGGCGCCTGTGTGCGCAACTGCGTGGTGGCCGACGGCTGCTACATCGAAGGCGAGGCGGAAAACAGCGTGATCTTCC
This sequence is a window from Oscillospiraceae bacterium. Protein-coding genes within it:
- the glgD gene encoding glucose-1-phosphate adenylyltransferase subunit GlgD; the encoded protein is MNDMHGLIFAYAGGPHIKELTEHRTVSSLPFGGRYRAIDFMLSNMINADIVNVGVIMRENYQSLLDHLGSGKDWDLARKRGGLKLLPPFGYNVTRMQHEGGVFLGNMAALAGVNSYLAGIREEYVVMADGDLVANLPLEDALRVHIDSGADITLICSPRTVGSPEYAVNVALGEKNRVSDISIGRKEPEMFESLNVSILSSSLLDSLVSYCSAHNAYDFERDVLQRMPDLDVVAYLFDGYVARLHSTATFFRCNMDLLRAEVRESIFRKERPIKTKGRDQAPTYYGPGACVRNCVVADGCYIEGEAENSVIFRGVRISEGVRVHNSILMQNTKVSQGAVLGYAITDKEVVINRGRMLMGHETYPIAIAKGSVV